In a single window of the Streptomyces sp. 846.5 genome:
- a CDS encoding sterol desaturase family protein, whose product MPNLPDAVLWSVPAFVLLTVVEMVSFLVHPDEDEEGYAGRDTATSLTMGLGSLVTNLGWKIPAFALYNLVYALTPLRVPVLWWTTVPLMLVGQDLCYYWSHRSTHRVRLLWAQHVVHHSSRHYNLSTALRQPWTDLTFGVFYLPLVLLGVSPAAVAFCSSVNLVYQFWIHTERIDKLPRPLEFVLNTPSHHRVHHASQGGYLDRNFGGILIVWDRLFGSFTAEGDRPVYGLTKNITTFNPLRVATHEYAAIGRDLAAARNWRERAGYVFRGPGWQPADLTERQASTRETKVAA is encoded by the coding sequence ATGCCGAACCTGCCCGATGCCGTGCTCTGGTCCGTGCCCGCTTTCGTCCTGTTGACCGTCGTCGAGATGGTGTCGTTCCTGGTCCATCCGGACGAGGACGAGGAGGGGTATGCCGGGAGGGACACCGCCACCAGCCTGACGATGGGGTTGGGGAGTCTGGTGACCAACCTCGGGTGGAAGATCCCGGCGTTCGCGCTCTACAACCTGGTGTACGCGCTGACGCCGCTGCGGGTGCCGGTGTTGTGGTGGACCACGGTGCCGTTGATGCTGGTGGGGCAGGACCTCTGCTACTACTGGTCGCACCGGAGCACGCATCGGGTGCGGCTGCTGTGGGCGCAGCATGTGGTGCACCACTCCAGCAGGCACTACAACCTGTCGACGGCGCTGCGGCAGCCGTGGACCGATCTGACCTTCGGGGTCTTCTATCTGCCGCTGGTGCTGCTCGGGGTCTCCCCCGCCGCCGTGGCGTTCTGCTCATCCGTCAATCTGGTGTACCAGTTCTGGATCCACACCGAGCGGATCGACAAGCTGCCCCGGCCGCTGGAGTTCGTGCTCAACACCCCCTCGCACCACCGGGTGCACCATGCCTCGCAGGGCGGCTACCTGGACCGCAACTTCGGCGGGATCCTGATCGTCTGGGACCGGCTGTTCGGCAGCTTCACGGCCGAGGGCGACCGGCCCGTGTACGGGCTGACCAAGAACATCACCACCTTCAACCCGCTCCGGGTGGCCACCCACGAGTACGCCGCGATCGGCCGCGACCTGGCTGCCGCGCGCAACTGGCGCGAGCGCGCCGGGTACGTGTTCCGGGGGCCGGGGTGGCAGCCGGCGGACCTGACGGAGCGGCAGGCATCCACGCGGGAAACCAAGGTCGCCGCGTGA
- a CDS encoding lysoplasmalogenase, whose translation MRLRAYAALSVTHLAFILLGWGLARDVSKPLLMLVLAAAVGTAAPRLLLGALIASCAGDTFLIFGGTWFLLGMGGFAVAHACYVTHFVRSGALRDRRRVLRTAAPYAVAWAALITLLWPDLDAGLRIPLACYSLLLTGTAVTSACAGLRAGLGGGLFLLSDSLIASGLAHWPQLPVADFWVMATYLAGQYLLATGIVARYNARSTTTGAWSDVPLPLRASRST comes from the coding sequence GTGAGGCTGCGGGCGTACGCGGCGCTGTCCGTCACGCATCTGGCGTTCATCCTGCTCGGCTGGGGCCTCGCCCGGGACGTCAGCAAGCCGCTGTTGATGCTGGTGCTGGCCGCTGCCGTGGGCACGGCGGCGCCCCGGCTGCTGCTGGGCGCGCTGATCGCGTCCTGCGCCGGGGACACCTTCCTGATCTTCGGCGGGACCTGGTTCCTGCTCGGCATGGGCGGATTCGCCGTGGCCCATGCCTGCTATGTCACCCATTTCGTCCGCAGTGGCGCCCTGCGCGACCGCCGTCGGGTGCTGCGGACGGCGGCGCCGTACGCCGTGGCCTGGGCCGCGCTGATCACGCTGCTGTGGCCGGACCTGGACGCAGGGCTGCGTATCCCGCTGGCCTGCTACAGCCTCCTCCTCACCGGCACCGCCGTGACCTCCGCCTGCGCCGGGCTCCGCGCCGGCCTCGGCGGTGGCCTGTTCCTGCTGTCGGACTCGCTCATCGCGAGCGGCCTGGCCCACTGGCCGCAGCTGCCGGTCGCGGACTTCTGGGTGATGGCCACCTACCTTGCGGGCCAGTACCTGCTCGCCACCGGCATCGTCGCCCGCTACAACGCCAGGTCGACGACGACCGGGGCGTGGTCGGACGTCCCCTTGCCCTTGCGGGCCTCGCGGTCGACGTAG
- the ggt gene encoding gamma-glutamyltransferase: MSSPLRLASPLLLTVALVATTGAAPSALAGGGAAAALAAPAATPAPKQAEATGYGGAVSSVSAEATDIGIAVLRKGGNAVDAAVATAAALGVTEPYSSGIGGGGYFVYYNARTHEVSTLDGRETAPLTADQNLFIGADGKPLAFANAVSSGLSVGTPGTAQTWAQALRLWGTRSFADSLKPAEKLADGGFVVDATFAQQTAANATRFAYFPATRALFLPGGTPPAVGSVFRNPDLAATYRELEAKGTAALYQGDIGQDITSLVQNPQVDPASGWNARPGKLSTADLAAYRVKQQAPTEVDYRGLDVYSIAPSSSGGTTVGEALNILQNFDLKDASSTQYLHDYLEATRIAFADRNRWVGDPSQVDVPTQALLSQRFADSRACLIKPDSSLTSPLAPADPLHPSTGCSSAGTPAPTTYEGTNTTHLTVADRWGNVVSYTLTIEQTGGSAMVVPGRGFLLNNELTDFDFTAPVAGVPDPNLPAAGKRPRSSMSPTIVLKNGRFDFALGSPGGSTIITTVLQTLLGHVDRGLTLEQAIAAPRASQRNGATSDAEPAFLASPDAAALTAIGEVFAPNPEIGAATGIQALPDGRLQAAAEPVRRGGGAAAVVWPVGPQ; encoded by the coding sequence ATGAGTTCACCGTTACGTCTCGCATCACCGCTGCTCCTCACCGTCGCGCTGGTCGCCACGACCGGCGCGGCCCCGTCGGCCCTGGCCGGCGGCGGCGCGGCCGCTGCGCTTGCTGCCCCCGCCGCGACTCCCGCGCCCAAGCAGGCGGAGGCGACCGGCTACGGCGGCGCGGTCTCCAGCGTCTCGGCGGAGGCCACCGACATCGGGATCGCCGTGCTCCGCAAGGGCGGCAACGCCGTGGACGCGGCCGTCGCGACCGCCGCCGCGCTGGGCGTCACCGAGCCGTACTCCTCGGGAATCGGCGGCGGCGGGTACTTCGTCTACTACAACGCCCGCACCCACGAGGTCAGCACCCTCGACGGCCGGGAGACCGCCCCGCTGACCGCCGATCAGAACCTCTTCATCGGCGCCGACGGCAAGCCACTGGCCTTCGCCAACGCGGTCAGCAGCGGGCTGTCCGTCGGAACCCCCGGCACGGCGCAGACCTGGGCCCAGGCGCTGCGGCTGTGGGGCACCCGCTCCTTCGCCGACTCGCTGAAACCGGCCGAGAAGCTCGCCGACGGCGGCTTCGTCGTCGACGCCACCTTCGCCCAGCAGACCGCCGCCAACGCCACCCGCTTCGCCTACTTCCCGGCCACCCGCGCGCTGTTCCTGCCCGGCGGCACACCCCCGGCCGTGGGCAGCGTGTTCCGCAACCCGGACCTGGCCGCCACCTACCGCGAACTGGAGGCCAAGGGCACCGCCGCGCTCTACCAGGGCGACATCGGCCAGGACATCACCTCCCTGGTGCAGAACCCGCAGGTGGACCCGGCCTCGGGCTGGAACGCCCGGCCCGGGAAGCTGTCGACCGCGGACCTGGCGGCGTACCGGGTCAAGCAGCAGGCGCCGACCGAGGTCGACTACCGGGGCCTGGACGTCTACTCCATCGCACCGTCCTCCAGCGGGGGCACGACGGTCGGCGAGGCGCTGAACATCCTGCAGAACTTCGACCTCAAGGACGCCTCGTCCACCCAGTACCTGCACGACTACCTGGAGGCCACCCGGATCGCCTTCGCCGACCGCAACCGCTGGGTGGGCGACCCCAGCCAGGTCGACGTACCGACGCAGGCCCTGCTCTCGCAGCGCTTCGCCGACTCGCGCGCCTGCCTGATCAAGCCGGACTCCAGTCTCACCAGCCCGCTGGCCCCCGCCGATCCGCTGCACCCGTCGACCGGCTGCTCCTCCGCGGGGACCCCGGCGCCCACCACCTACGAGGGCACCAACACCACCCATCTGACGGTCGCCGACCGCTGGGGCAACGTGGTCTCCTACACCCTGACGATCGAGCAGACCGGCGGCAGCGCCATGGTCGTGCCGGGGCGCGGCTTCCTGCTCAACAACGAGCTCACCGACTTCGACTTCACCGCCCCGGTCGCGGGGGTGCCCGACCCCAACCTGCCGGCGGCGGGCAAGCGTCCGCGCTCGTCCATGTCGCCGACGATCGTCCTGAAGAACGGGCGCTTCGACTTCGCGCTGGGCTCGCCCGGCGGCTCCACCATCATCACCACGGTGCTGCAGACCCTGCTGGGGCACGTCGACCGGGGGCTGACCCTGGAGCAGGCCATCGCCGCACCCCGGGCCAGCCAGCGCAACGGGGCGACCTCCGACGCCGAGCCGGCCTTCCTGGCCTCCCCGGACGCGGCGGCGCTGACCGCGATCGGTGAGGTGTTCGCGCCGAACCCGGAGATCGGCGCGGCGACGGGCATCCAGGCGCTCCCGGACGGACGGCTCCAGGCGGCTGCCGAACCGGTGCGCCGGGGTGGAGGCGCGGCCGCCGTGGTCTGGCCGGTCGGCCCGCAGTGA
- a CDS encoding exodeoxyribonuclease III, giving the protein MTVRVATWNINSVNARLPKLLEWLGSAAPDVLCLQELKCATDAFPYEAVRELGYEAAAHGTGRWNGVAILSKVGIEDVVRGLPGQPGYLAEPAADAEPSLIEPEPEQEPRAIAATCGPVRVWSVYVPNGREVGHAHYAYKLEWLAALREAVREDTAGVRPFAVLGDFNVAPTDDDVWDVSKFEGQTHVTAPERQALADLRDVGLADVFPRALKYDHPYTFWDYRGLAFPKNYGMRIDFTYANKPFVEAVTDSYVDREARKGKGTSDHAPVVVDLAL; this is encoded by the coding sequence ATGACCGTCCGCGTCGCCACCTGGAACATCAACTCGGTCAACGCCCGGCTGCCCAAGCTGCTCGAATGGCTGGGCTCGGCCGCGCCCGACGTGCTCTGCCTGCAGGAGCTGAAGTGCGCCACCGACGCCTTCCCCTACGAGGCGGTGCGCGAGCTCGGCTACGAGGCCGCGGCGCACGGCACCGGCCGCTGGAACGGCGTGGCGATCCTCTCCAAGGTGGGCATCGAGGACGTGGTGCGGGGTCTCCCCGGCCAGCCCGGCTACCTGGCCGAGCCGGCCGCCGACGCCGAACCCTCGCTGATCGAGCCCGAGCCCGAACAGGAGCCCCGGGCCATCGCCGCGACCTGCGGCCCGGTCCGGGTCTGGTCGGTGTACGTGCCCAACGGCCGCGAAGTGGGCCACGCCCACTACGCCTACAAGCTGGAGTGGCTGGCCGCGCTGCGGGAGGCGGTCCGCGAGGACACGGCTGGTGTGCGTCCGTTCGCGGTCCTGGGTGACTTCAACGTGGCGCCCACGGACGACGACGTCTGGGACGTCTCCAAGTTCGAGGGCCAGACCCATGTCACCGCGCCGGAGCGGCAGGCCCTCGCCGACCTCCGCGACGTCGGCCTCGCGGACGTCTTCCCGCGCGCCCTCAAGTACGACCACCCGTACACCTTCTGGGACTACCGGGGGCTGGCCTTCCCCAAGAACTACGGCATGCGCATCGACTTCACCTACGCCAACAAGCCCTTCGTGGAGGCGGTCACCGACTCCTACGTCGACCGCGAGGCCCGCAAGGGCAAGGGGACGTCCGACCACGCCCCGGTCGTCGTCGACCTGGCGTTGTAG